The genomic segment TCACGCCACGACCAAGGGTTACAAGGTGATTGCCAATACCTTTGAGCAGGGCACCGGATATTAGGTAAATGATAGTGTATGACGAGCCGGCATCCAGATCGAGATAAAGAGTAACCACCGTGCCGGCTCAGCATACCAGCATTTCTATCAATGAAATGCGTACAGCTTGCCATCATCGGAGCCGACATAGACCACGCCGTTGGCGACTGCAGGTGAAGAGACGATGGCATTGCCGAGCGTGCTATTCCACAGGTTATTGCCGCTGCCGGCATCGAAGGCATAAATTTTGTCATCATCGGAGCCGATATAGACAATTCCATCGGCAACGAGCGGTGAAGATTGAATCTTGTCACCGGTTGTGGCAGTCCAGTGGATCGTACCCGTATTGGCATCGATGGCATAGAGCTTGTGGTCATCGGAACCCACATAGACTACGCCATTGGCAACCGCGGGTGAGGATTCTATTGCATCTCCAGTTTTGACGGTCCAGAGGATATTGCCGGTAGGAGCATCCAGGGCGTAGAGTTTCTGATCGCCGGAGCCGATGTAGACTTTGCCATTTGAGAACGCGGGCGAAGAATTGATGGGAGACCCGGTGGCAACCGTCCAGAGGGATTTGCCACTGTTGGCATCCAGCGCGTATATCTTGCTATCATTGGAACCGAAGAAGACCATGCCATTGGCGACGGCAGGAGAGGAATTGATTGGCACACCCGTCGAGAAAGTCCAGCGTATCTTGCCGGTCGCGGCATCCAGGGCGTAAAGATTGCCCGCGAGTGAGCCAACATAGACAACGCCGTTTACGACTACCGGTGAGGAGCTTGATGACCCGCCAATGGAGACAGACCAGCGCGTTTGCCCGGTCGCGGCATCCAGGGCATAGAATTTATCATTATAGGAGCCAGCATAGACGATGCCATTGGCAACCGCGGGGGAGCATGAAATCACGTTACCAAGTGTGATAGTCCAGCGTATCTTACCGCTCGCTGCATCCACAGCATACAGCTTGTGGTTGCCAGAACCGGTATAGACGACTCCATTGATAACAGCAGGGCTGGTATTGATTTCGCCGCCGGTTGTGATGCTCCAATCTTGCTGCAATTGAGCGACATCTGAAGTATTCAGGACGCGCTCGTAGGGATTAAAGCCGGTATGCTGCGGGTTGAAGCCAAACATTACCCCCGCGCTGGTACCGGCGGCATATGCGTGGGCCGCGGCCTGCGCGTTGGCAGCATTAACCGCGGCAAGATGGTTATTATAAAGTATGTAGGCAATCACAGCAGCCGCTATCACGATAACGCCTACAATTCCGATCAGGATTATGTTATTACGCGGCCTTGTCGCCTTGCGCCTCATAGCACGTTTTGTTTGCTGGGGGCGGCGCGTAGTCCGCGGGCGGTTTTTAGCGGATGTTTTCTGTTGACTCGTCTTTGCCATAGGAACTATTATTCTCCCCCTGTCGGCCATATATGGCACTACTTTAAACTCTTTCGTTCTCCACAATTATAACGATTGAGTCTATAGGCAAGGGCAAGGATAGCAAGAACAGGTACATTTCATTGATCTCAAATCAATCTTCTGCCGTACCTTATTTGAGAGGTAGCGGTGTGTTGCATCATTCCGGCATCCATGACTAACGACCGTATTTATTCATTCACGAGATTGAGGAGATTTGTTATGGTCACTCGAACTGCTGGCGAGACGGCCAGCAAAACTACATTGGAAACTGGTTCCTTCGAACGCTTCGCGAGTATATGCGCAATCCTGGCGGGTATCGGCAGTCTATTGTACGGAATTGCATTTGTGGTGCTTAAAAATGGTATGCTTAGCTCGCTGTTTCTGATGCTCGGCGGTTTGCTATCCACAGTAGTGCTGACGGCTGTCTACCGGCGCGTGCGCACAGTCAATGAGAGCGCGTCCTTATGGATGTTGCTACTGGGCATAGCAGGCGCATTCGGAGCGCTATTGCATGGGGGCTATGATCTGGCAAATGCCATCAACGCACCGAATGTAAGCGCCGCAATTATGAATCTGCCAAGCGCGGTTGATCCACGAGGTTTGCTTACTTTTGGTGTGACGGGCATTGCGGTGATAATACTGGCATGGCTGATCGGCAGCGGTGGGCAATTGCCACGTGTGATGAGCTATTGGGGCTATCTGCTGGGAGTGCTGCTGGTGATACTCTACCTTGGGCGTTTGATTATTTTGAATCCGCAGAATCCGTTGATTGCGGTGGATGCCCTGCTATGCGGGTTCGTGTTGAATCCGGTGTGGTATATTGCGCTGGGATGGGCATTATGGAGAGGATGGGGAAAGAGATAAGAAAATGCACCCGAAACCTGTCTGCCTCTTCACGAAGCTGCTATACTTTACATGACCTGTGATATATCCAATAGAGAGACCACGAGGATCTCTTTAAAAGTATCCTGAACGGGTGTAGGAAGCGTATGGCAGTTATTAAATTGTTGGTTGTTGACGATCATGGACCACTACGGAAGGCACTAAAGGAAGGATTACAGGCGACCGGCGCGGTG from the Ktedonobacteraceae bacterium genome contains:
- a CDS encoding PQQ-binding-like beta-propeller repeat protein: MAKTSQQKTSAKNRPRTTRRPQQTKRAMRRKATRPRNNIILIGIVGVIVIAAAVIAYILYNNHLAAVNAANAQAAAHAYAAGTSAGVMFGFNPQHTGFNPYERVLNTSDVAQLQQDWSITTGGEINTSPAVINGVVYTGSGNHKLYAVDAASGKIRWTITLGNVISCSPAVANGIVYAGSYNDKFYALDAATGQTRWSVSIGGSSSSSPVVVNGVVYVGSLAGNLYALDAATGKIRWTFSTGVPINSSPAVANGMVFFGSNDSKIYALDANSGKSLWTVATGSPINSSPAFSNGKVYIGSGDQKLYALDAPTGNILWTVKTGDAIESSPAVANGVVYVGSDDHKLYAIDANTGTIHWTATTGDKIQSSPLVADGIVYIGSDDDKIYAFDAGSGNNLWNSTLGNAIVSSPAVANGVVYVGSDDGKLYAFH